A window of the Acipenser ruthenus chromosome 30, fAciRut3.2 maternal haplotype, whole genome shotgun sequence genome harbors these coding sequences:
- the LOC117394537 gene encoding putative Kunitz-type serine protease inhibitor isoform X3 encodes MAAAAMARVWCFSFALTVAVLGTTGEGRDGCSDIFEDLLGVGLDPKSFDSGAVYAAHLDDISDAESCVKACCGNSQCSLALLDRSEARARCHLVHCVAEGTETDACIATPNAAYDSYRKREGDSRSSNDDEEKCHAPIKVGPCRAAFPSFNYDPVNQTCREFIYGGCEGNANNYNSREECERACAGVGADEASPNNTLLLSKRMAGPMKLEDPAQDTGLIKEYRDSCEVAPVVGPCRASMQRFFYNSTSGSCQHFIYGGCRGNDNNYRTQAECQAKCSENRLPAHLPVMKPTSAEYKEAHGEHHRHSFLNHHTVYVLTAVLAVVVVILVMGLIFIRLRKARECHLLVVDDKEELLPSSRSEKA; translated from the exons ATGGCAGCAGCAGCCATGGCACGCGTGTGGTGCTTCTCATTTGCCTTGACAGTCGCCGTTTTGGGAACCACTGGAGAAGGACGAGACGGCTGCTCGGATATTTTCGAGGACCTCCTCGGTGTTGGACTGGACCCCAAGTCTTTCGACAGCGGCGCTGTCTATGCAGCCCACCTCGACGACATCTCGGACGCGGAGAGCTGCGTGAAAGCTTGCTGCGGTAACAGCCAGTGCAGTCTGGCGTTGCTGGATCGCTCCGAGGCGAGGGCTCGGTGCCACCTGGTACACTGTGTCGCGGAGGGCACCGAAACGGACGCCTGTATCGCCACTCCCAACGCCGCTTACGACAGCTACCGCAAGCGAGAAGGCGACAGCAGGTCTTCCAACGACGAtgaag AGAAGTGCCACGCCCCAATCAAGGTGGGGCCCTGCCGCGCCGCCTTCCCGAGCTTCAACTACGACCCCGTGAACCAGACCTGCAGGGAGTTCATCTACGGGGGCTGCGAGGGGAACGCCAACAACTACAACAGCAGAGAGGAGTGCGAGCGCGCCTGCGCTGGCGTCGGAG ctGACGAGGCCTCTCCCAACAACACCCTCCTGTTATCCAAGAGAATGGCCGGGCCCATGAAAC TTGAAGATCCCGCCCAGGATACTGGACTGATCAAAGAGTACAGAG actcGTGTGAGGTGGCTCCTGTGGTTGGTCCGTGTCGAGCCTCGATGCAGCGTTTCTTCTATAACTCCACCTCCGGCTCCTGCCAGCACTTCATCTACGGGGGCTGCAGAGGGAACGACAACAACTACCGAACGCAGGCAGAGTGCCAGGCCAAGTGCTCCG AGAATAGACTTCCTGCCCACCTGCCAGTGATGAAGCCAACGTCTGCTGAATACAAAG AAGCACATGGTGAGCATCATAGGCACAGTTTCCTAAACCACCACACAG TGTATGTCCTTACCGCGGTGCTGGCAGTGGTGGTGGTGATACTGGTCATGGGGCTGATCTTCATCCGTCTCAGAAAGGCGCGAGAGTGCCATCTGCTGGTTGTCGACGACAAAGAGGAGCTGCTACCTTCCTCCAGGAGCGAGAAGGCCTAG
- the LOC117394537 gene encoding papilin isoform X2: MAAAAMARVWCFSFALTVAVLGTTGEGRDGCSDIFEDLLGVGLDPKSFDSGAVYAAHLDDISDAESCVKACCGNSQCSLALLDRSEARARCHLVHCVAEGTETDACIATPNAAYDSYRKREGDSRSSNDDEEKCHAPIKVGPCRAAFPSFNYDPVNQTCREFIYGGCEGNANNYNSREECERACAGVGADEASPNNTLLLSKRMAGPMKLEDPAQDTGLIKEYRDSCEVAPVVGPCRASMQRFFYNSTSGSCQHFIYGGCRGNDNNYRTQAECQAKCSENRLPAHLPVMKPTSAEYKDHCLAQKEVGPCRAAFPSWYYNSATQDCLPFIYGGCEGNLNRYSSAQDCMRSCAGGAVYVLTAVLAVVVVILVMGLIFIRLRKARECHLLVVDDKEELLPSSRSEKA; this comes from the exons ATGGCAGCAGCAGCCATGGCACGCGTGTGGTGCTTCTCATTTGCCTTGACAGTCGCCGTTTTGGGAACCACTGGAGAAGGACGAGACGGCTGCTCGGATATTTTCGAGGACCTCCTCGGTGTTGGACTGGACCCCAAGTCTTTCGACAGCGGCGCTGTCTATGCAGCCCACCTCGACGACATCTCGGACGCGGAGAGCTGCGTGAAAGCTTGCTGCGGTAACAGCCAGTGCAGTCTGGCGTTGCTGGATCGCTCCGAGGCGAGGGCTCGGTGCCACCTGGTACACTGTGTCGCGGAGGGCACCGAAACGGACGCCTGTATCGCCACTCCCAACGCCGCTTACGACAGCTACCGCAAGCGAGAAGGCGACAGCAGGTCTTCCAACGACGAtgaag AGAAGTGCCACGCCCCAATCAAGGTGGGGCCCTGCCGCGCCGCCTTCCCGAGCTTCAACTACGACCCCGTGAACCAGACCTGCAGGGAGTTCATCTACGGGGGCTGCGAGGGGAACGCCAACAACTACAACAGCAGAGAGGAGTGCGAGCGCGCCTGCGCTGGCGTCGGAG ctGACGAGGCCTCTCCCAACAACACCCTCCTGTTATCCAAGAGAATGGCCGGGCCCATGAAAC TTGAAGATCCCGCCCAGGATACTGGACTGATCAAAGAGTACAGAG actcGTGTGAGGTGGCTCCTGTGGTTGGTCCGTGTCGAGCCTCGATGCAGCGTTTCTTCTATAACTCCACCTCCGGCTCCTGCCAGCACTTCATCTACGGGGGCTGCAGAGGGAACGACAACAACTACCGAACGCAGGCAGAGTGCCAGGCCAAGTGCTCCG AGAATAGACTTCCTGCCCACCTGCCAGTGATGAAGCCAACGTCTGCTGAATACAAAG ATCACTGCCTGGCTCAGAAGGAGGTGGGGCCGTGCCGCGCTGCCTTCCCCAGCTGGTACTACAACTCTGCCACCCAGGACTGCCTGCCCTTCATCTACGGGGGCTGTGAGGGCAACCTCAACCGATACAGCTCCGCCCAGGACTGCATGCGCAGCTGTGCCGGGGGGGCAG TGTATGTCCTTACCGCGGTGCTGGCAGTGGTGGTGGTGATACTGGTCATGGGGCTGATCTTCATCCGTCTCAGAAAGGCGCGAGAGTGCCATCTGCTGGTTGTCGACGACAAAGAGGAGCTGCTACCTTCCTCCAGGAGCGAGAAGGCCTAG
- the LOC117394537 gene encoding papilin isoform X1, whose product MAAAAMARVWCFSFALTVAVLGTTGEGRDGCSDIFEDLLGVGLDPKSFDSGAVYAAHLDDISDAESCVKACCGNSQCSLALLDRSEARARCHLVHCVAEGTETDACIATPNAAYDSYRKREGDSRSSNDDEEKCHAPIKVGPCRAAFPSFNYDPVNQTCREFIYGGCEGNANNYNSREECERACAGVGADEASPNNTLLLSKRMAGPMKLEDPAQDTGLIKEYRDSCEVAPVVGPCRASMQRFFYNSTSGSCQHFIYGGCRGNDNNYRTQAECQAKCSENRLPAHLPVMKPTSAEYKDHCLAQKEVGPCRAAFPSWYYNSATQDCLPFIYGGCEGNLNRYSSAQDCMRSCAGGAEAHGEHHRHSFLNHHTVYVLTAVLAVVVVILVMGLIFIRLRKARECHLLVVDDKEELLPSSRSEKA is encoded by the exons ATGGCAGCAGCAGCCATGGCACGCGTGTGGTGCTTCTCATTTGCCTTGACAGTCGCCGTTTTGGGAACCACTGGAGAAGGACGAGACGGCTGCTCGGATATTTTCGAGGACCTCCTCGGTGTTGGACTGGACCCCAAGTCTTTCGACAGCGGCGCTGTCTATGCAGCCCACCTCGACGACATCTCGGACGCGGAGAGCTGCGTGAAAGCTTGCTGCGGTAACAGCCAGTGCAGTCTGGCGTTGCTGGATCGCTCCGAGGCGAGGGCTCGGTGCCACCTGGTACACTGTGTCGCGGAGGGCACCGAAACGGACGCCTGTATCGCCACTCCCAACGCCGCTTACGACAGCTACCGCAAGCGAGAAGGCGACAGCAGGTCTTCCAACGACGAtgaag AGAAGTGCCACGCCCCAATCAAGGTGGGGCCCTGCCGCGCCGCCTTCCCGAGCTTCAACTACGACCCCGTGAACCAGACCTGCAGGGAGTTCATCTACGGGGGCTGCGAGGGGAACGCCAACAACTACAACAGCAGAGAGGAGTGCGAGCGCGCCTGCGCTGGCGTCGGAG ctGACGAGGCCTCTCCCAACAACACCCTCCTGTTATCCAAGAGAATGGCCGGGCCCATGAAAC TTGAAGATCCCGCCCAGGATACTGGACTGATCAAAGAGTACAGAG actcGTGTGAGGTGGCTCCTGTGGTTGGTCCGTGTCGAGCCTCGATGCAGCGTTTCTTCTATAACTCCACCTCCGGCTCCTGCCAGCACTTCATCTACGGGGGCTGCAGAGGGAACGACAACAACTACCGAACGCAGGCAGAGTGCCAGGCCAAGTGCTCCG AGAATAGACTTCCTGCCCACCTGCCAGTGATGAAGCCAACGTCTGCTGAATACAAAG ATCACTGCCTGGCTCAGAAGGAGGTGGGGCCGTGCCGCGCTGCCTTCCCCAGCTGGTACTACAACTCTGCCACCCAGGACTGCCTGCCCTTCATCTACGGGGGCTGTGAGGGCAACCTCAACCGATACAGCTCCGCCCAGGACTGCATGCGCAGCTGTGCCGGGGGGGCAG AAGCACATGGTGAGCATCATAGGCACAGTTTCCTAAACCACCACACAG TGTATGTCCTTACCGCGGTGCTGGCAGTGGTGGTGGTGATACTGGTCATGGGGCTGATCTTCATCCGTCTCAGAAAGGCGCGAGAGTGCCATCTGCTGGTTGTCGACGACAAAGAGGAGCTGCTACCTTCCTCCAGGAGCGAGAAGGCCTAG